From Alosa sapidissima isolate fAloSap1 chromosome 7, fAloSap1.pri, whole genome shotgun sequence, the proteins below share one genomic window:
- the LOC121714183 gene encoding potassium voltage-gated channel subfamily A member 10, protein MEVALVDFENVDDVDCNMEDLDDPDYPNEKTALAVDMPECSVGSNHLCSQQSSPKGKQSLHGQTLGLPPSPTLPPCNSRGRASCASLISNWKLLLNSEGTQSETIFSKLAKECCEDLFVDKRGMDHGEQKVIINIAGLRFETQLKTLDQFPDTLLGDPMKRMDYFDPMRNEYFFDRNRPSFDGILYYYQSGGKVRRPANVPLDVFADEMIFYELGNEAMEQFREDEGFIKEAEVPLPSNEFHRQFWLLFEYPESSNAARGVALVSIFVITISIVIFCMETLPEFRDDLGVPPTTGLPLNQSKGNFPSLSPPSATPKTITATFSDPFFIVETACVIWFFFELFVRFIVCPSKKEFFNNIMNIIDIISIIPYFVTLITEIVNNPDIIASAQNQNMSLAILRIVRLVRVFRIFKLSRHSKGLQILGQTLKASMRELGLLIFFLFIGVILFSSAIYFAEVDEPDTQFTSIPDGFWWAVVTMTTVGYGDMCPITLGGKMVGTLCAIAGVLTIALPVPVIVSNFNYFYHRETEQEDKQPVAEATDKSMKSGAAAKLGSNTSLNKANGNWQNDKDKY, encoded by the coding sequence ATGGAGGTTGCGCTGGTAGACTTTGAGAACGTGGACGATGTCGACTGCAACATGGAGGACCTCGATGACCCTGACTACCCAAATGAGAAGACGGCTCTGGCGGTGGACATGCCCGAGTGCAGTGTCGGCAGCAACCACCTGTGCTCCCAGCAGTCCTCACCCAAGGGGAAGCAGAGTCTGCACGGCCAGACCCTGGGGCTGCCCCCCTCGCCCACTCTGCCACCCTGTAACTCGAGGGGACGCGCCAGCTGTGCCAGTCTCATATCCAACTGGAAACTGCTCCTGAACAGCGAGGGCACCCAAAGCGAGACCATCTTCAGCAAGCTGGCCAAGGAGTGCTGCGAGGACCTGTTTGTGGACAAGCGGGGCATGGACCATGGAGAGCAGAAAGTGATCATCAACATCGCTGGCTTACGGTTCGAGACACAGCTAAAGACTTTAGACCAGTTTCCCGACACGCTACTCGGGGACCCAATGAAAAGAATGGACTACTTTGACCCTATGAGAAACGAATACTTTTTCGATCGCAACCGACCGAGCTTTGATGGCATTTTGTACTACTACCAGTCTGGAGGCAAGGTACGCAGACCTGCAAATGTACCCTTGGATGTGTTTGCAGATGAAATGATCTTCTACGAACTGGGGAACGAGGCAATGGAACAGTTCAGGGAGGACGAGGGTTTCATCAAAGAGGCAGAGGTGCCTTTGCCAAGCAATGAGTTCCACAGACAATTCTGGCTGCTCTTTGAGTACCCGGAGAGTTCCAACGCGGCTCGTGGAGTTGCACTGGTCTCTATCTTTGTCATCACCATCTCAATTGTCATTTTCTGCATGGAAACCCTGCCGGAGTTCCGAGATGACCTGGGCGTCCCGCCCACTACTGGTTTGCCCTTGAACCAATCCAAAGGCAACTTCCCCTCCCTGTCCCCACCAAGTGCCACACCCAAAACTATCACCGCCACCTTCTCGGACCCTTTCTTTATAGTTGAGACCGCCTGCGTCATCTGGTTCTTCTTTGAGCTTTTTGTGCGCTTCATCGTGTGCCCCAGCAAAAAGGAGTTCTTCAACAACATCATGAACATCATCGACATCATCTCCATCATCCCATACTTTGTGACGCTGATCACCGAGATAGTAAACAATCCGGACATTATTGCCAGTGCCCAGAACCAAAACATGTCACTCGCCATCCTGCGAATAGTCCGGCTGGTGCGAGTCTTCCGCATCTTCAAGCTCTCTCGACATTCCAAGGGCCTGCAGATTCTGGGCCAGACTCTCAAAGCCAGCATGAGGGAGCTGGGACTGctcatcttcttcctcttcatcgGAGTCATCCTCTTTTCCAGCGCCATCTACTTTGCGGAGGTGGACGAGCCAGACACGCAGTTCACCAGCATACCGGACGGATTCTGGTGGGCTGTGGTGACCATGACGACTGTGGGCTATGGCGACATGTGCCCCATAACATTAGGTGGCAAGATGGTTGGGACTCTGTGTGCCATTGCTGGCGTGCTGACCATTGCTTTGCCTGTTCCCGTCATCGTCTCGAACTTCAACTACTTCTACCACCGGGAGACTGAACAAGAGGATAAGCAGCCCGTCGCCGAGGCGACAGACAAGAGCATGAAGTCAGGAGCGGCAGCCAAACTTGGCAGCAACACCTCTCTGAACAAAGCCAATGGTAACTGGCAGAATGATAAGGACAAGTACTGA
- the LOC121713811 gene encoding uncharacterized protein LOC121713811 isoform X2, with protein sequence METDNVASPPSPQLLFLGQKSTKRLLEVYVKRTLSLNDNTARPQRVKPRKWVIVDSKGNRIRKASSDSSTYRLSREISQTEPKEPSTDTTNDSHQTKSKKTEIKPQTQRITKKASILRSFISLFSRKNHEAQNSASVPDTPVFSGPADGCFATDASPPVPEMPKTEGDGKTLRHSKSIKKRLSLKKLSFRSHHDAEKLDSVRRQSSLAPADVVRVPDAIVCVEPSSTYFEKVSEELERIVKEVKESPTEEEQFCAAILTDPRPAEASDSIDDIIERMVDLLKEHGDEINEKIRRNSSVSSFFQKLNYNNFQQLADRYVAAIPDPLPQSTTAPPQLVKLAFTLDFTAKVAGLSSQAIGRVMGFGNQYIQNRFTQMTSANCLGQQSQNMGDQSLMDQD encoded by the exons ATGGAGACAGACAATGTTGCGTCTCCTCCCAGCCCTCAGCTTCTGTTTCTGGGACAGAAGTCCACCAAACGTCTGCTGGAAGTATACGTGAAACGCACTCTCAGTCTAAATGATAACACTGCCAGGCCTCAACGGGTCAAACCTCGGAAATGGGTAATAGTGGACAGCAAAGGCAACCGCATCAGAAAGGCGTCAAGTGACAGCTCAACATATCGTCTGTCACGTGAAATATCACAAACTGAGCCAAAGGAACCGAGCACAGACACAACCAACGACTCTCACCAAACAAAATCAAAGAAAACAGAAATCAAGCCTCAGACACAGAGAATTACCAAAAAGGCATCTATACTGAGGAGTTTTATAAGTCTTTTTTCCAGGAAGAACCATGAAGCCCAAAACAGTGCTTCAGTGCCAGATACCCCTGTGTTCAGTGGGCCTGCGGATGGCTGCTTTGCCACAGATGCAAGCCCCCCTGTCCCTGAGATGCCCAAGACAGAGGGGGATGGAAAAACGCTGCGGCATTCTAAATCCATCAAGAAGAGGCTCTCGCTGAAGAAGCTCTCCTTCCGTAGCCACCACGATGCAGAAAAATTGGATTCAGTCCGAAGGCAGAGCAGCCTTGCCCCTGCTGATGTGGTACGAGTGCCGGATG CAATTGTCTGTGTGGAGCCCTCAAGTACATACTTTGAGAAGGTGTCAGAGGAGTTGGAGCGCATTGTGAAAGAGGTGAAAGAAAGCCCAACAGAGGAGGAGCAATTTTGTGCTGCTATACTAACTGATCCAAGGCCTGCTGAAG CCTCAGACTCCATTGATGACATTATTGAGAGAATGGTCGATCTACTAAAAGAGCACGGAGATGAAATTAATGAAAAG ATTAGGAGGAACAGTAGTGTGAGCTCCTTCTTCCAGAAGCTCAACTACAATAATTTCCAGCAACTAGCCGATCGCTATGTGGCTGCCATCCCTGATCCACTGCCTCAGTCGACCACAGCTCCCCCACAGTTGGTGAAGCTGGCCTTCACCCTGGATTTCACAGCCAAGGTGGCTGGACTGTCCAGCCAAGCCATCGGCCGTGTCATGGGGTTTGGAAACCAGTACATACAGAACCGTTTTACCCAGATGACAAGTGCCAACTGCCTG GGCCAGCAATCTCAGAACATGGGAGACCAAAGCCTGATGGATCAAGACTAG
- the LOC121713811 gene encoding uncharacterized protein LOC121713811 isoform X1, with amino-acid sequence METDNVASPPSPQLLFLGQKSTKRLLEVYVKRTLSLNDNTARPQRVKPRKWVIVDSKGNRIRKASSDSSTYRLSREISQTEPKEPSTDTTNDSHQTKSKKTEIKPQTQRITKKASILRSFISLFSRKNHEAQNSASVPDTPVFSGPADGCFATDASPPVPEMPKTEGDGKTLRHSKSIKKRLSLKKLSFRSHHDAEKLDSVRRQSSLAPADVVRVPDAIVCVEPSSTYFEKVSEELERIVKEVKESPTEEEQFCAAILTDPRPAEAASDSIDDIIERMVDLLKEHGDEINEKIRRNSSVSSFFQKLNYNNFQQLADRYVAAIPDPLPQSTTAPPQLVKLAFTLDFTAKVAGLSSQAIGRVMGFGNQYIQNRFTQMTSANCLGQQSQNMGDQSLMDQD; translated from the exons ATGGAGACAGACAATGTTGCGTCTCCTCCCAGCCCTCAGCTTCTGTTTCTGGGACAGAAGTCCACCAAACGTCTGCTGGAAGTATACGTGAAACGCACTCTCAGTCTAAATGATAACACTGCCAGGCCTCAACGGGTCAAACCTCGGAAATGGGTAATAGTGGACAGCAAAGGCAACCGCATCAGAAAGGCGTCAAGTGACAGCTCAACATATCGTCTGTCACGTGAAATATCACAAACTGAGCCAAAGGAACCGAGCACAGACACAACCAACGACTCTCACCAAACAAAATCAAAGAAAACAGAAATCAAGCCTCAGACACAGAGAATTACCAAAAAGGCATCTATACTGAGGAGTTTTATAAGTCTTTTTTCCAGGAAGAACCATGAAGCCCAAAACAGTGCTTCAGTGCCAGATACCCCTGTGTTCAGTGGGCCTGCGGATGGCTGCTTTGCCACAGATGCAAGCCCCCCTGTCCCTGAGATGCCCAAGACAGAGGGGGATGGAAAAACGCTGCGGCATTCTAAATCCATCAAGAAGAGGCTCTCGCTGAAGAAGCTCTCCTTCCGTAGCCACCACGATGCAGAAAAATTGGATTCAGTCCGAAGGCAGAGCAGCCTTGCCCCTGCTGATGTGGTACGAGTGCCGGATG CAATTGTCTGTGTGGAGCCCTCAAGTACATACTTTGAGAAGGTGTCAGAGGAGTTGGAGCGCATTGTGAAAGAGGTGAAAGAAAGCCCAACAGAGGAGGAGCAATTTTGTGCTGCTATACTAACTGATCCAAGGCCTGCTGAAG CAGCCTCAGACTCCATTGATGACATTATTGAGAGAATGGTCGATCTACTAAAAGAGCACGGAGATGAAATTAATGAAAAG ATTAGGAGGAACAGTAGTGTGAGCTCCTTCTTCCAGAAGCTCAACTACAATAATTTCCAGCAACTAGCCGATCGCTATGTGGCTGCCATCCCTGATCCACTGCCTCAGTCGACCACAGCTCCCCCACAGTTGGTGAAGCTGGCCTTCACCCTGGATTTCACAGCCAAGGTGGCTGGACTGTCCAGCCAAGCCATCGGCCGTGTCATGGGGTTTGGAAACCAGTACATACAGAACCGTTTTACCCAGATGACAAGTGCCAACTGCCTG GGCCAGCAATCTCAGAACATGGGAGACCAAAGCCTGATGGATCAAGACTAG